From a region of the Sesamum indicum cultivar Zhongzhi No. 13 linkage group LG3, S_indicum_v1.0, whole genome shotgun sequence genome:
- the LOC105159068 gene encoding inositol-tetrakisphosphate 1-kinase 3 isoform X2, whose amino-acid sequence MLQDVADLNLSDPYGKVGVPKQLVIKKDSSAIPGAVNKAGLRLPIVAKPLVAKSHELSLAYDEFSLQKLEPPLVLQEFINHGGVLFKVYIVGEAIKVVRRFSLPDVSKRELSKNAGVYRFPRVSCAAASADEADLDPCVAELPPRPLLERLARELRRRLGLRLFNLDIIREHGTQDHYYVIDINYFPGYGKMPEYEHIFTDFLLSLAQSK is encoded by the exons ATGCTTCAGGATGTTGCTGACCTGAATCTGTCAGACCCCTATG GAAAAGTCGGTGTGCCTAAACAGTTGGTCATCAAGAAAGATTCATCGGCTATTCCTGGTGCAGTGAACAAGGCTGGGCTGAGACTACCAATTG TGGCAAAGCCTTTGGTTGCAAAGTCACATGAGTTATCTCTTGCATATGATGAGTTCTCCCTCCAAAAGCTGGAACCACCACTTGTTTTGCAGGAATTCATTAATCACG GAGGCGTACTCTTCAAAGTTTATATTGTTGGCGAAGCGATAAAGGTAGTAAGGCGATTTTCCTTACCTGATGTCAGCAAGCGTGAACTATCAAAGAATGCTGGCGTTTATCGCTTTCCGAGGGTATCTTGTGCAGCTGCATCTGCTGATGAAGCAGACTTGGATCCTTGTGTTGCTG AGCTACCTCCAAGACCATTACTGGAGAGACTGGCTAGAGAACTACGCAGGAGGCTG GGCCTCCGGCTGTTCAACTTGGACATAATCCGAGAGCACGGAACTCAAGACCACTATTATGTGATAGATATAAACTATTTTCCAG GCTATGGAAAAATGCCAGAATATGAACATATATTCACAGATTTCCTTCTAAGCCTGGCACAGAGCAAATAG